One Ciconia boyciana chromosome 9, ASM3463844v1, whole genome shotgun sequence genomic window carries:
- the GRXCR2 gene encoding glutaredoxin domain-containing cysteine-rich protein 2, with the protein MDEHQKKLNQRHEGRPRKVRFKISSAYSGRVLKQVYEDGQELEPPAKEHSRRFLRHSFEPGDRFCGAGETPENRFYSPAKLTAQRISIFKEDRRYSLTSNSPLLGDSQPSDSRCRASPILDFGKIIIYTNNLKIIRAPMDQKELMRRIIQTEGINDWAFVYRERKERLGGGHKKDVEKKVACNQYVQEGGAERGCSQCKGSGSAPCSLCHGSKFSMLANRFRESYRALRCPACNESGLQPCQICAA; encoded by the exons ATGGATGAGCACCAGAAGAAACTCAATCAGCGGCACGAGGGAAGGCCCCGCAAAGTGAGGTTCAAAATATCGTCAGCTTACAGTGGCCGAGTGCTAAAACAAGTCTATGAAGATGGGCAGGAACTCGAGCCCCCAGCCAAAGAGCACTCTCGGCGTTTTCTCCGCCACAGCTTCGAGCCAGGGGACCgtttctgtggggctggggaaacACCAGAAAACAGGTTTTACTCGCCAGCCAAGCTGACTGCCCAGCGGATCAGCATATTCAAAGAGGACAGGAGATACAGTCTCACCAGTAACTCGCCTCTCCTCGGTGACTCCCAGCCAAGCGACAGTCGTTGCAGG GCTTCCCCAATTCTAGATTTTGGCAAGATCATCATCTACACTAATAACCTGAAAATCATCCGTGCACCAATGGACCAGAAAGAGCTCATGAGAAGGATCATCCAGACTGAGGGAATAAATGACTGGGCCTTCGTATACcgggaaaggaaagaaagattgGGTGGTGGACAtaaaaaagatgtggaaaaaaaggtTGCCTGCAACCAGTATGTGCAG GAAGGAGGTGCTGAACGTGGTTGTTCCCAGTGTAAAGGGTCAGGCTCTGCTCCTTGCTCGCTGTGCCATGGAAGCAAGTTTTCAATGCTGGCGAACAGATTCAGAGAGTCCTACCGGGCTCTCCGATGTCCGGCTTGCAATGAAAgcgggctgcagccctgccagatCTGTGCTGCCTGA